The Arachis hypogaea cultivar Tifrunner chromosome 14, arahy.Tifrunner.gnm2.J5K5, whole genome shotgun sequence genome has a segment encoding these proteins:
- the LOC112743498 gene encoding villin-2 isoform X2, producing MQEGRVHHWLEGMTWELYACMSILKNLKALSMMLYEDQRMASRLANTMFSSLKGRPVQGRIFEGKEPPQFVALFQPMVVLKGGLSSGYKKLVADKGLQDETYTAESVALIRISRTAIHNNNAVQVDAVAASLNSAECFVLQSGSTMFTWHGNQSSFEQQQLAAKVVEFLKPGVALKHAKEGTGSSAFWFALGGKQSYTSFLSMKFNQKQVLLTRGCRIMMKHLSILYMS from the exons ATgcaagagggaag GGTCCACCACTGGCTGGAAGGTATGACATGGGAGCTCTATGCATGCATGAGCATTCTGAAAAACTTGAAGGCCTTATCAATGATGCTCTAT GAGGACCAAAGAATGGCATCTCGTTTGGCCAATACAATGTTCAGCTCATTAAAGGGTAGACCTGTTCAG GGTCGCATATTTGAAGGTAAAGAGCCACCCCAGTTTGTTGCTCTTTTTCAACCTATGGTGGTTCTCAAG GGAGGTTTGAGCTCAGGTTACAAAAAATTAGTAGCAGATAAAGGCTTGCAAGATGAGACATATACAGCAGAGAGTGTCGCACTTATTCGAATTTCTAGAACTGCCATACATAATAACAATGCAGTGCAAGTTGATGCA GTGGCAGCGTCATTGAATTCTGCTGAGTGTTTTGTCCTTCAGTCTGGCTCTACAATGTTCACTTGGCATGGCAATCAATCCTCCTTTGAGCAGCAGCAGCTAGCAGCGAAAGTTGTGGAGTTTTTAAAG CCTGGAGTTGCTTTAAAGCATGCTAAAGAAGGAACAGGAAGCTCAGCTTTCTGGTTTGCTCTTGGAGGAAAACAGAGTTACACCAGCTTTCTG TCAATGAAATTCAACCAAAAGCAGGTTCTCCTAACAAGAGGGTGTAGGATAATGATGAAGCATTTAAGCATATTGTATATG TCATAG
- the LOC112743498 gene encoding villin-2 isoform X8, with translation MQEGRVHHWLEGMTWELYACMSILKNLKALSMMLYEDQRMASRLANTMFSSLKGRPVQGRIFEGKEPPQFVALFQPMVVLKGGLSSGYKKLVADKGLQDETYTAESVALIRISRTAIHNNNAVQVDAVAASLNSAECFVLQSGSTMFTWHGNQSSFEQQQLAAKVVEFLKPGVALKHAKEGTGSSAFWFALGGKQSYTSFLS, from the exons ATgcaagagggaag GGTCCACCACTGGCTGGAAGGTATGACATGGGAGCTCTATGCATGCATGAGCATTCTGAAAAACTTGAAGGCCTTATCAATGATGCTCTAT GAGGACCAAAGAATGGCATCTCGTTTGGCCAATACAATGTTCAGCTCATTAAAGGGTAGACCTGTTCAG GGTCGCATATTTGAAGGTAAAGAGCCACCCCAGTTTGTTGCTCTTTTTCAACCTATGGTGGTTCTCAAG GGAGGTTTGAGCTCAGGTTACAAAAAATTAGTAGCAGATAAAGGCTTGCAAGATGAGACATATACAGCAGAGAGTGTCGCACTTATTCGAATTTCTAGAACTGCCATACATAATAACAATGCAGTGCAAGTTGATGCA GTGGCAGCGTCATTGAATTCTGCTGAGTGTTTTGTCCTTCAGTCTGGCTCTACAATGTTCACTTGGCATGGCAATCAATCCTCCTTTGAGCAGCAGCAGCTAGCAGCGAAAGTTGTGGAGTTTTTAAAG CCTGGAGTTGCTTTAAAGCATGCTAAAGAAGGAACAGGAAGCTCAGCTTTCTGGTTTGCTCTTGGAGGAAAACAGAGTTACACCAGCTTTCTG TCATAG
- the LOC112743498 gene encoding villin-2 isoform X4, with protein MQEGRVHHWLEGMTWELYACMSILKNLKALSMMLYEDQRMASRLANTMFSSLKGRPVQGRIFEGKEPPQFVALFQPMVVLKGGLSSGYKKLVADKGLQDETYTAESVALIRISRTAIHNNNAVQVDAVAASLNSAECFVLQSGSTMFTWHGNQSSFEQQQLAAKVVEFLKPGVALKHAKEGTGSSAFWFALGGKQSYTSFLVCSTLSNAFNSSYDMISSMS; from the exons ATgcaagagggaag GGTCCACCACTGGCTGGAAGGTATGACATGGGAGCTCTATGCATGCATGAGCATTCTGAAAAACTTGAAGGCCTTATCAATGATGCTCTAT GAGGACCAAAGAATGGCATCTCGTTTGGCCAATACAATGTTCAGCTCATTAAAGGGTAGACCTGTTCAG GGTCGCATATTTGAAGGTAAAGAGCCACCCCAGTTTGTTGCTCTTTTTCAACCTATGGTGGTTCTCAAG GGAGGTTTGAGCTCAGGTTACAAAAAATTAGTAGCAGATAAAGGCTTGCAAGATGAGACATATACAGCAGAGAGTGTCGCACTTATTCGAATTTCTAGAACTGCCATACATAATAACAATGCAGTGCAAGTTGATGCA GTGGCAGCGTCATTGAATTCTGCTGAGTGTTTTGTCCTTCAGTCTGGCTCTACAATGTTCACTTGGCATGGCAATCAATCCTCCTTTGAGCAGCAGCAGCTAGCAGCGAAAGTTGTGGAGTTTTTAAAG CCTGGAGTTGCTTTAAAGCATGCTAAAGAAGGAACAGGAAGCTCAGCTTTCTGGTTTGCTCTTGGAGGAAAACAGAGTTACACCAGCTTTCTGGTTTGCTCTACCTTGTCTAATGCCTTTAATTCATCTTATGATATGATATCCAGTATG TCATAG
- the LOC112743498 gene encoding villin-2 isoform X9: MTWELYACMSILKNLKALSMMLYEDQRMASRLANTMFSSLKGRPVQGRIFEGKEPPQFVALFQPMVVLKGGLSSGYKKLVADKGLQDETYTAESVALIRISRTAIHNNNAVQVDAVAASLNSAECFVLQSGSTMFTWHGNQSSFEQQQLAAKVVEFLKPGVALKHAKEGTGSSAFWFALGGKQSYTSFLS, translated from the exons ATGACATGGGAGCTCTATGCATGCATGAGCATTCTGAAAAACTTGAAGGCCTTATCAATGATGCTCTAT GAGGACCAAAGAATGGCATCTCGTTTGGCCAATACAATGTTCAGCTCATTAAAGGGTAGACCTGTTCAG GGTCGCATATTTGAAGGTAAAGAGCCACCCCAGTTTGTTGCTCTTTTTCAACCTATGGTGGTTCTCAAG GGAGGTTTGAGCTCAGGTTACAAAAAATTAGTAGCAGATAAAGGCTTGCAAGATGAGACATATACAGCAGAGAGTGTCGCACTTATTCGAATTTCTAGAACTGCCATACATAATAACAATGCAGTGCAAGTTGATGCA GTGGCAGCGTCATTGAATTCTGCTGAGTGTTTTGTCCTTCAGTCTGGCTCTACAATGTTCACTTGGCATGGCAATCAATCCTCCTTTGAGCAGCAGCAGCTAGCAGCGAAAGTTGTGGAGTTTTTAAAG CCTGGAGTTGCTTTAAAGCATGCTAAAGAAGGAACAGGAAGCTCAGCTTTCTGGTTTGCTCTTGGAGGAAAACAGAGTTACACCAGCTTTCTG TCATAG
- the LOC112743498 gene encoding villin-2 isoform X5 — protein sequence MTWELYACMSILKNLKALSMMLYEDQRMASRLANTMFSSLKGRPVQGRIFEGKEPPQFVALFQPMVVLKGGLSSGYKKLVADKGLQDETYTAESVALIRISRTAIHNNNAVQVDAVAASLNSAECFVLQSGSTMFTWHGNQSSFEQQQLAAKVVEFLKPGVALKHAKEGTGSSAFWFALGGKQSYTSFLSMKFNQKQVLLTRGCRIMMKHLSILYMS from the exons ATGACATGGGAGCTCTATGCATGCATGAGCATTCTGAAAAACTTGAAGGCCTTATCAATGATGCTCTAT GAGGACCAAAGAATGGCATCTCGTTTGGCCAATACAATGTTCAGCTCATTAAAGGGTAGACCTGTTCAG GGTCGCATATTTGAAGGTAAAGAGCCACCCCAGTTTGTTGCTCTTTTTCAACCTATGGTGGTTCTCAAG GGAGGTTTGAGCTCAGGTTACAAAAAATTAGTAGCAGATAAAGGCTTGCAAGATGAGACATATACAGCAGAGAGTGTCGCACTTATTCGAATTTCTAGAACTGCCATACATAATAACAATGCAGTGCAAGTTGATGCA GTGGCAGCGTCATTGAATTCTGCTGAGTGTTTTGTCCTTCAGTCTGGCTCTACAATGTTCACTTGGCATGGCAATCAATCCTCCTTTGAGCAGCAGCAGCTAGCAGCGAAAGTTGTGGAGTTTTTAAAG CCTGGAGTTGCTTTAAAGCATGCTAAAGAAGGAACAGGAAGCTCAGCTTTCTGGTTTGCTCTTGGAGGAAAACAGAGTTACACCAGCTTTCTG TCAATGAAATTCAACCAAAAGCAGGTTCTCCTAACAAGAGGGTGTAGGATAATGATGAAGCATTTAAGCATATTGTATATG TCATAG
- the LOC112743498 gene encoding villin-2 isoform X1 produces MQEGRLIFLEGVHHWLEGMTWELYACMSILKNLKALSMMLYEDQRMASRLANTMFSSLKGRPVQGRIFEGKEPPQFVALFQPMVVLKGGLSSGYKKLVADKGLQDETYTAESVALIRISRTAIHNNNAVQVDAVAASLNSAECFVLQSGSTMFTWHGNQSSFEQQQLAAKVVEFLKPGVALKHAKEGTGSSAFWFALGGKQSYTSFLSMKFNQKQVLLTRGCRIMMKHLSILYMS; encoded by the exons ATgcaagagggaaggttgatattTCTGGAAGG GGTCCACCACTGGCTGGAAGGTATGACATGGGAGCTCTATGCATGCATGAGCATTCTGAAAAACTTGAAGGCCTTATCAATGATGCTCTAT GAGGACCAAAGAATGGCATCTCGTTTGGCCAATACAATGTTCAGCTCATTAAAGGGTAGACCTGTTCAG GGTCGCATATTTGAAGGTAAAGAGCCACCCCAGTTTGTTGCTCTTTTTCAACCTATGGTGGTTCTCAAG GGAGGTTTGAGCTCAGGTTACAAAAAATTAGTAGCAGATAAAGGCTTGCAAGATGAGACATATACAGCAGAGAGTGTCGCACTTATTCGAATTTCTAGAACTGCCATACATAATAACAATGCAGTGCAAGTTGATGCA GTGGCAGCGTCATTGAATTCTGCTGAGTGTTTTGTCCTTCAGTCTGGCTCTACAATGTTCACTTGGCATGGCAATCAATCCTCCTTTGAGCAGCAGCAGCTAGCAGCGAAAGTTGTGGAGTTTTTAAAG CCTGGAGTTGCTTTAAAGCATGCTAAAGAAGGAACAGGAAGCTCAGCTTTCTGGTTTGCTCTTGGAGGAAAACAGAGTTACACCAGCTTTCTG TCAATGAAATTCAACCAAAAGCAGGTTCTCCTAACAAGAGGGTGTAGGATAATGATGAAGCATTTAAGCATATTGTATATG TCATAG
- the LOC112743498 gene encoding villin-2 isoform X6, whose protein sequence is MTWELYACMSILKNLKALSMMLYEDQRMASRLANTMFSSLKGRPVQGRIFEGKEPPQFVALFQPMVVLKGGLSSGYKKLVADKGLQDETYTAESVALIRISRTAIHNNNAVQVDAVAASLNSAECFVLQSGSTMFTWHGNQSSFEQQQLAAKVVEFLKPGVALKHAKEGTGSSAFWFALGGKQSYTSFLVCSTLSNAFNSSYDMISSMS, encoded by the exons ATGACATGGGAGCTCTATGCATGCATGAGCATTCTGAAAAACTTGAAGGCCTTATCAATGATGCTCTAT GAGGACCAAAGAATGGCATCTCGTTTGGCCAATACAATGTTCAGCTCATTAAAGGGTAGACCTGTTCAG GGTCGCATATTTGAAGGTAAAGAGCCACCCCAGTTTGTTGCTCTTTTTCAACCTATGGTGGTTCTCAAG GGAGGTTTGAGCTCAGGTTACAAAAAATTAGTAGCAGATAAAGGCTTGCAAGATGAGACATATACAGCAGAGAGTGTCGCACTTATTCGAATTTCTAGAACTGCCATACATAATAACAATGCAGTGCAAGTTGATGCA GTGGCAGCGTCATTGAATTCTGCTGAGTGTTTTGTCCTTCAGTCTGGCTCTACAATGTTCACTTGGCATGGCAATCAATCCTCCTTTGAGCAGCAGCAGCTAGCAGCGAAAGTTGTGGAGTTTTTAAAG CCTGGAGTTGCTTTAAAGCATGCTAAAGAAGGAACAGGAAGCTCAGCTTTCTGGTTTGCTCTTGGAGGAAAACAGAGTTACACCAGCTTTCTGGTTTGCTCTACCTTGTCTAATGCCTTTAATTCATCTTATGATATGATATCCAGTATG TCATAG
- the LOC112743498 gene encoding villin-2 isoform X7, translating into MQEGRLIFLEGVHHWLEGMTWELYACMSILKNLKALSMMLYEDQRMASRLANTMFSSLKGRPVQGRIFEGKEPPQFVALFQPMVVLKGGLSSGYKKLVADKGLQDETYTAESVALIRISRTAIHNNNAVQVDAVAASLNSAECFVLQSGSTMFTWHGNQSSFEQQQLAAKVVEFLKPGVALKHAKEGTGSSAFWFALGGKQSYTSFLS; encoded by the exons ATgcaagagggaaggttgatattTCTGGAAGG GGTCCACCACTGGCTGGAAGGTATGACATGGGAGCTCTATGCATGCATGAGCATTCTGAAAAACTTGAAGGCCTTATCAATGATGCTCTAT GAGGACCAAAGAATGGCATCTCGTTTGGCCAATACAATGTTCAGCTCATTAAAGGGTAGACCTGTTCAG GGTCGCATATTTGAAGGTAAAGAGCCACCCCAGTTTGTTGCTCTTTTTCAACCTATGGTGGTTCTCAAG GGAGGTTTGAGCTCAGGTTACAAAAAATTAGTAGCAGATAAAGGCTTGCAAGATGAGACATATACAGCAGAGAGTGTCGCACTTATTCGAATTTCTAGAACTGCCATACATAATAACAATGCAGTGCAAGTTGATGCA GTGGCAGCGTCATTGAATTCTGCTGAGTGTTTTGTCCTTCAGTCTGGCTCTACAATGTTCACTTGGCATGGCAATCAATCCTCCTTTGAGCAGCAGCAGCTAGCAGCGAAAGTTGTGGAGTTTTTAAAG CCTGGAGTTGCTTTAAAGCATGCTAAAGAAGGAACAGGAAGCTCAGCTTTCTGGTTTGCTCTTGGAGGAAAACAGAGTTACACCAGCTTTCTG TCATAG
- the LOC112743498 gene encoding villin-2 isoform X3 has product MQEGRLIFLEGVHHWLEGMTWELYACMSILKNLKALSMMLYEDQRMASRLANTMFSSLKGRPVQGRIFEGKEPPQFVALFQPMVVLKGGLSSGYKKLVADKGLQDETYTAESVALIRISRTAIHNNNAVQVDAVAASLNSAECFVLQSGSTMFTWHGNQSSFEQQQLAAKVVEFLKPGVALKHAKEGTGSSAFWFALGGKQSYTSFLVCSTLSNAFNSSYDMISSMS; this is encoded by the exons ATgcaagagggaaggttgatattTCTGGAAGG GGTCCACCACTGGCTGGAAGGTATGACATGGGAGCTCTATGCATGCATGAGCATTCTGAAAAACTTGAAGGCCTTATCAATGATGCTCTAT GAGGACCAAAGAATGGCATCTCGTTTGGCCAATACAATGTTCAGCTCATTAAAGGGTAGACCTGTTCAG GGTCGCATATTTGAAGGTAAAGAGCCACCCCAGTTTGTTGCTCTTTTTCAACCTATGGTGGTTCTCAAG GGAGGTTTGAGCTCAGGTTACAAAAAATTAGTAGCAGATAAAGGCTTGCAAGATGAGACATATACAGCAGAGAGTGTCGCACTTATTCGAATTTCTAGAACTGCCATACATAATAACAATGCAGTGCAAGTTGATGCA GTGGCAGCGTCATTGAATTCTGCTGAGTGTTTTGTCCTTCAGTCTGGCTCTACAATGTTCACTTGGCATGGCAATCAATCCTCCTTTGAGCAGCAGCAGCTAGCAGCGAAAGTTGTGGAGTTTTTAAAG CCTGGAGTTGCTTTAAAGCATGCTAAAGAAGGAACAGGAAGCTCAGCTTTCTGGTTTGCTCTTGGAGGAAAACAGAGTTACACCAGCTTTCTGGTTTGCTCTACCTTGTCTAATGCCTTTAATTCATCTTATGATATGATATCCAGTATG TCATAG